The Macaca nemestrina isolate mMacNem1 chromosome 12, mMacNem.hap1, whole genome shotgun sequence genome contains a region encoding:
- the LOC105469805 gene encoding serine/threonine-protein kinase BRSK2 isoform X3, whose translation MTSTGKDGGAQHAQYVGPYRLEKTLGKGQTGLVKLGVHCVTCQKVAIKIVNREKLSESVLMKVEREIAILKLIEHPHVLKLHDVYENKKYLYLVLEHVSGGELFDYLVKKGRLTPKEARKFFRQIISALDFCHSHSICHRDLKPENLLLDEKNNIRIADFGMASLQVGDSLLETSCGSPHYACPEVIRGEKYDGRKADVWSCGVILFALLVGALPFDDDNLRQLLEKVKRGVFHMPHFIPPDCQSLLRGMIEVDAARRLTLEHIQKHIWYIGGKNEPEPEQPIPRKVQIRSLPSLEDIDPDVLDSMHSLGCFRDRNKLLQDLLSEEENQEKMIYFLLLDRKERYPSQEDEDLPPRNEIDPPRKRVDSPMLNRHGKRRPERKSMEVLSVTDGGSPVPARRAIEMAQHGQRSRSISGASSGLSTSPLSSPRVTPHPSPRGSPLPTPKGTPVHTPKESPAGTPNPTPPSSPSVGGVPWRARLNSIKNSFLGSPRFHRRKLQVPTPEEMSNLTPESSPELAKKSWFGNFISLEKEEQIFVVIKDKPLSSIKADIVHAFLSIPSLSHSVISQTSFRAEYKATGGPAVFQKPVKFQVDITYTEGGEAQKENGIYSVTFTLLSGPSRRFKRVVETIQAQLLSTHDPPAAQHLSDTTNCMEMMTGRLSKCGSPLSNFFDVIKQLFSDEKNGQAAQAPSTPAKRSAHGPLGDSAAAGPGPGGDAEYPTGKDTANMGPPAARREQP comes from the exons GCCTGGTGAAGCTTGGGGTTCACTGTGTCACCTGCCAGAAGGTGGCCATCAAGATCGTCAACCGTGAGAAGCTGAGCGAGTCTGTGCTGATGAAG GTGGAGCGGGAGATCGCGATCCTGAAGCTCATCGAGCACCCCCACGTCCTAAAGCTGCACGAcgtttatgaaaacaaaaaatattt GTACCTGGTGCTAGAACACGTGTCAGGTGGTGAGCTTTTCGACTACCTGGTGAAGAAGGGGAGGCTGACGCCTAAGGAGGCTCGGAAGTTCTTCCGGCAGATCATCTCCGCGCTGGACTTCTGCCACAGCCACTCCATATG CCACAGGGATCTGAAACCTGAAAACCTCCTGCTGGACGAGAAGAACAACATCCGGATCGCAGACTTTGGCATGGCGTCCCTGCAGGTTGGCGACAGCCTGTTGGAGACCAGCTGCGG GTCCCCCCACTACGCCTGCCCCGAGGTGATCCGG GGGGAGAAGTACGACGGCCGGAAGGCAGACGTGTGGAGCTGCGGCGTCATCCTGTTCGCCTTGCTAGTG GGGGCTCTGCCCTTCGACGATGACAACCTGcggcagctgctggagaaggtgAAGCGGGGCGTGTTCCACATGCCGCACTTTATTCCGCCCGACTGCCAGAGCCTGCTGCGGGGCATGATCGAAGTGGACGCCGCACGCCGCCTCACG CTAGAGCACATTCAGAAACACATATGGTATAT AGGAGGCAAGAACGAGCCGGAACCAGAGCAGCCCATTCCTCGCAAGGTGCAGATCCGCTCGctgcccagcctggaggacaTCGACCCTGACGTGCTGGACAGCATGCACTCCCTGGGCTGCTTCCGAGACCGCAACAAGCTGCTGCAGGACCTGCTATCGGAGGA GGAGAATCAGGAGAAGATGATTTACTTCCTCCTCCTGGACCGGAAAGAAAGGTACCCGAGCCAGGAGGACGAGGACCTGCCCCCCCGGAACGAGATAG ACCCTCCCCGGAAGCGTGTGGACTCCCCGATGCTGAACCGGCACGGCAAGCGGCGGCCGGAGCGCAAGTCCATGGAGGTGCTCAGCGTGACGGACGGCGGCTCCCCGGTGCCTGCGCGGCGGGCCATTGAGATGGCCCAGCACGGCCAGAG GTCTCGGTCCATCAGCGGTGCCTCCTCAGGCCTTTCCACCAGCCCACTCAGCAGCCCCCGG GTGACCCCTCACCCCTCACCAAGGGGcagtcccctccccacccccaagggGACGCCTGTCCACACGCCAAAGGAGAGCCCGGCCGGCACGCCCAACCCCACGCCACCGTCCAGCCCCAGCGTCGGAGGGGTGCCCTGGAGGGCGCGGCTCAACTCCATCAAGAACAGCTTTCTGGGCTCACCGCGCTTCCACCGCCGGAAACTGCAAG TTCCGACGCCAGAGGAGATGTCCAACCTGACCCCAGAGTCGTCTCCAGA gctggccaagAAGTCCTGGTTTGGGAACTTCATCAGCCTGGAGAAGGAGGAGCAGATCTTCGTGGTCATCAAAGACAAACCTCTGAGCTCCATCAAGGCTGACATCGTGCACGCCTTCCTGTCG ATCCCCAGCCTCAGCCACAGTGTCATCTCCCAGACGAGCTTCCGGGCCGAGTACAAGGCCACGGGGGGGCCAGCCGTGTTCCAGAAGCCTGTCAAGTTCCAGGTGGACATCACCTACACGGAGGGGGGGGAGGCACAGAAGGAGAACGGCATCTACTCCGTCACCTTCACCCTGCTCTCAG GCCCCAGCCGCCGCTTCAAGAGGGTGGTGGAGACCATCCAGGCCCAGCTGCTGAGCACACACGACCCCCCCGCGGCCCAGCACTTGTCAG ACACCACTAACTGTATGGAAATGATGACGGGGCGGCTTTCCAAATGTG GCAGCCCATTGAGTAACTTCTTTGACGTAATTAAACAACTTTTTTCAGACGAGAAGAACGGGCAGGCGGCCCAGGCCCCCAGCACGCCCGCCAAGCGGAGTGCCCACGGCCCACTCGGTGACTCCGCGGCCGCTGGCCCTGGCCCCGGAGGGGACGCCGAGTACCCAACGGGCAAGGACACGGCCAACATGggcccgcccgccgcccgccgcgaGCAGCCTTAG
- the LOC105469805 gene encoding serine/threonine-protein kinase BRSK2 isoform X6: protein MTSTGKDGGAQHAQYVGPYRLEKTLGKGQTGLVKLGVHCVTCQKVAIKIVNREKLSESVLMKVEREIAILKLIEHPHVLKLHDVYENKKYLYLVLEHVSGGELFDYLVKKGRLTPKEARKFFRQIISALDFCHSHSICHRDLKPENLLLDEKNNIRIADFGMASLQVGDSLLETSCGSPHYACPEVIRGEKYDGRKADVWSCGVILFALLVGALPFDDDNLRQLLEKVKRGVFHMPHFIPPDCQSLLRGMIEVDAARRLTLEHIQKHIWYIGGKNEPEPEQPIPRKVQIRSLPSLEDIDPDVLDSMHSLGCFRDRNKLLQDLLSEEENQEKMIYFLLLDRKERYPSQEDEDLPPRNEIDPPRKRVDSPMLNRHGKRRPERKSMEVLSVTDGGSPVPARRAIEMAQHGQSKAMFSKSLDIAEAHPQFSKEDRSRSISGASSGLSTSPLSSPRVTPHPSPRGSPLPTPKGTPVHTPKESPAGTPNPTPPSSPSVGGVPWRARLNSIKNSFLGSPRFHRRKLQVPTPEEMSNLTPESSPELAKKSWFGNFISLEKEEQIFVVIKDKPLSSIKADIVHAFLSIPSLSHSVISQTSFRAEYKATGGPAVFQKPVKFQVDITYTEGGEAQKENGIYSVTFTLLSGPSRRFKRVVETIQAQLLSTHDPPAAQHLSDTTNCMEMMTGRLSKCGIIPKS, encoded by the exons GCCTGGTGAAGCTTGGGGTTCACTGTGTCACCTGCCAGAAGGTGGCCATCAAGATCGTCAACCGTGAGAAGCTGAGCGAGTCTGTGCTGATGAAG GTGGAGCGGGAGATCGCGATCCTGAAGCTCATCGAGCACCCCCACGTCCTAAAGCTGCACGAcgtttatgaaaacaaaaaatattt GTACCTGGTGCTAGAACACGTGTCAGGTGGTGAGCTTTTCGACTACCTGGTGAAGAAGGGGAGGCTGACGCCTAAGGAGGCTCGGAAGTTCTTCCGGCAGATCATCTCCGCGCTGGACTTCTGCCACAGCCACTCCATATG CCACAGGGATCTGAAACCTGAAAACCTCCTGCTGGACGAGAAGAACAACATCCGGATCGCAGACTTTGGCATGGCGTCCCTGCAGGTTGGCGACAGCCTGTTGGAGACCAGCTGCGG GTCCCCCCACTACGCCTGCCCCGAGGTGATCCGG GGGGAGAAGTACGACGGCCGGAAGGCAGACGTGTGGAGCTGCGGCGTCATCCTGTTCGCCTTGCTAGTG GGGGCTCTGCCCTTCGACGATGACAACCTGcggcagctgctggagaaggtgAAGCGGGGCGTGTTCCACATGCCGCACTTTATTCCGCCCGACTGCCAGAGCCTGCTGCGGGGCATGATCGAAGTGGACGCCGCACGCCGCCTCACG CTAGAGCACATTCAGAAACACATATGGTATAT AGGAGGCAAGAACGAGCCGGAACCAGAGCAGCCCATTCCTCGCAAGGTGCAGATCCGCTCGctgcccagcctggaggacaTCGACCCTGACGTGCTGGACAGCATGCACTCCCTGGGCTGCTTCCGAGACCGCAACAAGCTGCTGCAGGACCTGCTATCGGAGGA GGAGAATCAGGAGAAGATGATTTACTTCCTCCTCCTGGACCGGAAAGAAAGGTACCCGAGCCAGGAGGACGAGGACCTGCCCCCCCGGAACGAGATAG ACCCTCCCCGGAAGCGTGTGGACTCCCCGATGCTGAACCGGCACGGCAAGCGGCGGCCGGAGCGCAAGTCCATGGAGGTGCTCAGCGTGACGGACGGCGGCTCCCCGGTGCCTGCGCGGCGGGCCATTGAGATGGCCCAGCACGGCCAGAG TAAAGCAATGTTCAGTAAAAGCCTGGATATCGCTGAGGCCCATCCCCAATTCAGCAAAGAAGACAG GTCTCGGTCCATCAGCGGTGCCTCCTCAGGCCTTTCCACCAGCCCACTCAGCAGCCCCCGG GTGACCCCTCACCCCTCACCAAGGGGcagtcccctccccacccccaagggGACGCCTGTCCACACGCCAAAGGAGAGCCCGGCCGGCACGCCCAACCCCACGCCACCGTCCAGCCCCAGCGTCGGAGGGGTGCCCTGGAGGGCGCGGCTCAACTCCATCAAGAACAGCTTTCTGGGCTCACCGCGCTTCCACCGCCGGAAACTGCAAG TTCCGACGCCAGAGGAGATGTCCAACCTGACCCCAGAGTCGTCTCCAGA gctggccaagAAGTCCTGGTTTGGGAACTTCATCAGCCTGGAGAAGGAGGAGCAGATCTTCGTGGTCATCAAAGACAAACCTCTGAGCTCCATCAAGGCTGACATCGTGCACGCCTTCCTGTCG ATCCCCAGCCTCAGCCACAGTGTCATCTCCCAGACGAGCTTCCGGGCCGAGTACAAGGCCACGGGGGGGCCAGCCGTGTTCCAGAAGCCTGTCAAGTTCCAGGTGGACATCACCTACACGGAGGGGGGGGAGGCACAGAAGGAGAACGGCATCTACTCCGTCACCTTCACCCTGCTCTCAG GCCCCAGCCGCCGCTTCAAGAGGGTGGTGGAGACCATCCAGGCCCAGCTGCTGAGCACACACGACCCCCCCGCGGCCCAGCACTTGTCAG ACACCACTAACTGTATGGAAATGATGACGGGGCGGCTTTCCAAATGTG GAATTATCCCGAAAAGTTAA
- the LOC105469805 gene encoding serine/threonine-protein kinase BRSK2 isoform X11 → MTSTGKDGGAQHAQYVGPYRLEKTLGKGQTGLVKLGVHCVTCQKVAIKIVNREKLSESVLMKVEREIAILKLIEHPHVLKLHDVYENKKYLYLVLEHVSGGELFDYLVKKGRLTPKEARKFFRQIISALDFCHSHSICHRDLKPENLLLDEKNNIRIADFGMASLQVGDSLLETSCGSPHYACPEVIRGEKYDGRKADVWSCGVILFALLVGALPFDDDNLRQLLEKVKRGVFHMPHFIPPDCQSLLRGMIEVDAARRLTLEHIQKHIWYIGGKNEPEPEQPIPRKVQIRSLPSLEDIDPDVLDSMHSLGCFRDRNKLLQDLLSEEENQEKMIYFLLLDRKERYPSQEDEDLPPRNEIDPPRKRVDSPMLNRHGKRRPERKSMEVLSVTDGGSPVPARRAIEMAQHGQRSRSISGASSGLSTSPLSSPRVTPHPSPRGSPLPTPKGTPVHTPKESPAGTPNPTPPSSPSVGGVPWRARLNSIKNSFLGSPRFHRRKLQVPTPEEMSNLTPESSPELAKKSWFGNFISLEKEEQIFVVIKDKPLSSIKADIVHAFLSIPSLSHSVISQTSFRAEYKATGGPAVFQKPVKFQVDITYTEGGEAQKENGIYSVTFTLLSGPSRRFKRVVETIQAQLLSTHDPPAAQHLSGIIPKS, encoded by the exons GCCTGGTGAAGCTTGGGGTTCACTGTGTCACCTGCCAGAAGGTGGCCATCAAGATCGTCAACCGTGAGAAGCTGAGCGAGTCTGTGCTGATGAAG GTGGAGCGGGAGATCGCGATCCTGAAGCTCATCGAGCACCCCCACGTCCTAAAGCTGCACGAcgtttatgaaaacaaaaaatattt GTACCTGGTGCTAGAACACGTGTCAGGTGGTGAGCTTTTCGACTACCTGGTGAAGAAGGGGAGGCTGACGCCTAAGGAGGCTCGGAAGTTCTTCCGGCAGATCATCTCCGCGCTGGACTTCTGCCACAGCCACTCCATATG CCACAGGGATCTGAAACCTGAAAACCTCCTGCTGGACGAGAAGAACAACATCCGGATCGCAGACTTTGGCATGGCGTCCCTGCAGGTTGGCGACAGCCTGTTGGAGACCAGCTGCGG GTCCCCCCACTACGCCTGCCCCGAGGTGATCCGG GGGGAGAAGTACGACGGCCGGAAGGCAGACGTGTGGAGCTGCGGCGTCATCCTGTTCGCCTTGCTAGTG GGGGCTCTGCCCTTCGACGATGACAACCTGcggcagctgctggagaaggtgAAGCGGGGCGTGTTCCACATGCCGCACTTTATTCCGCCCGACTGCCAGAGCCTGCTGCGGGGCATGATCGAAGTGGACGCCGCACGCCGCCTCACG CTAGAGCACATTCAGAAACACATATGGTATAT AGGAGGCAAGAACGAGCCGGAACCAGAGCAGCCCATTCCTCGCAAGGTGCAGATCCGCTCGctgcccagcctggaggacaTCGACCCTGACGTGCTGGACAGCATGCACTCCCTGGGCTGCTTCCGAGACCGCAACAAGCTGCTGCAGGACCTGCTATCGGAGGA GGAGAATCAGGAGAAGATGATTTACTTCCTCCTCCTGGACCGGAAAGAAAGGTACCCGAGCCAGGAGGACGAGGACCTGCCCCCCCGGAACGAGATAG ACCCTCCCCGGAAGCGTGTGGACTCCCCGATGCTGAACCGGCACGGCAAGCGGCGGCCGGAGCGCAAGTCCATGGAGGTGCTCAGCGTGACGGACGGCGGCTCCCCGGTGCCTGCGCGGCGGGCCATTGAGATGGCCCAGCACGGCCAGAG GTCTCGGTCCATCAGCGGTGCCTCCTCAGGCCTTTCCACCAGCCCACTCAGCAGCCCCCGG GTGACCCCTCACCCCTCACCAAGGGGcagtcccctccccacccccaagggGACGCCTGTCCACACGCCAAAGGAGAGCCCGGCCGGCACGCCCAACCCCACGCCACCGTCCAGCCCCAGCGTCGGAGGGGTGCCCTGGAGGGCGCGGCTCAACTCCATCAAGAACAGCTTTCTGGGCTCACCGCGCTTCCACCGCCGGAAACTGCAAG TTCCGACGCCAGAGGAGATGTCCAACCTGACCCCAGAGTCGTCTCCAGA gctggccaagAAGTCCTGGTTTGGGAACTTCATCAGCCTGGAGAAGGAGGAGCAGATCTTCGTGGTCATCAAAGACAAACCTCTGAGCTCCATCAAGGCTGACATCGTGCACGCCTTCCTGTCG ATCCCCAGCCTCAGCCACAGTGTCATCTCCCAGACGAGCTTCCGGGCCGAGTACAAGGCCACGGGGGGGCCAGCCGTGTTCCAGAAGCCTGTCAAGTTCCAGGTGGACATCACCTACACGGAGGGGGGGGAGGCACAGAAGGAGAACGGCATCTACTCCGTCACCTTCACCCTGCTCTCAG GCCCCAGCCGCCGCTTCAAGAGGGTGGTGGAGACCATCCAGGCCCAGCTGCTGAGCACACACGACCCCCCCGCGGCCCAGCACTTGTCAG GAATTATCCCGAAAAGTTAA
- the LOC105469805 gene encoding serine/threonine-protein kinase BRSK2 isoform X10, which yields MTSTGKDGGAQHAQYVGPYRLEKTLGKGQTGLVKLGVHCVTCQKVAIKIVNREKLSESVLMKVEREIAILKLIEHPHVLKLHDVYENKKYLYLVLEHVSGGELFDYLVKKGRLTPKEARKFFRQIISALDFCHSHSICHRDLKPENLLLDEKNNIRIADFGMASLQVGDSLLETSCGSPHYACPEVIRGEKYDGRKADVWSCGVILFALLVGALPFDDDNLRQLLEKVKRGVFHMPHFIPPDCQSLLRGMIEVDAARRLTLEHIQKHIWYIGGKNEPEPEQPIPRKVQIRSLPSLEDIDPDVLDSMHSLGCFRDRNKLLQDLLSEEENQEKMIYFLLLDRKERYPSQEDEDLPPRNEIDPPRKRVDSPMLNRHGKRRPERKSMEVLSVTDGGSPVPARRAIEMAQHGQRSRSISGASSGLSTSPLSSPRVTPHPSPRGSPLPTPKGTPVHTPKESPAGTPNPTPPSSPSVGGVPWRARLNSIKNSFLGSPRFHRRKLQVPTPEEMSNLTPESSPELAKKSWFGNFISLEKEEQIFVVIKDKPLSSIKADIVHAFLSIPSLSHSVISQTSFRAEYKATGGPAVFQKPVKFQVDITYTEGGEAQKENGIYSVTFTLLSGPSRRFKRVVETIQAQLLSTHDPPAAQHLSDTTNCMEMMTGRLSKCGIIPKS from the exons GCCTGGTGAAGCTTGGGGTTCACTGTGTCACCTGCCAGAAGGTGGCCATCAAGATCGTCAACCGTGAGAAGCTGAGCGAGTCTGTGCTGATGAAG GTGGAGCGGGAGATCGCGATCCTGAAGCTCATCGAGCACCCCCACGTCCTAAAGCTGCACGAcgtttatgaaaacaaaaaatattt GTACCTGGTGCTAGAACACGTGTCAGGTGGTGAGCTTTTCGACTACCTGGTGAAGAAGGGGAGGCTGACGCCTAAGGAGGCTCGGAAGTTCTTCCGGCAGATCATCTCCGCGCTGGACTTCTGCCACAGCCACTCCATATG CCACAGGGATCTGAAACCTGAAAACCTCCTGCTGGACGAGAAGAACAACATCCGGATCGCAGACTTTGGCATGGCGTCCCTGCAGGTTGGCGACAGCCTGTTGGAGACCAGCTGCGG GTCCCCCCACTACGCCTGCCCCGAGGTGATCCGG GGGGAGAAGTACGACGGCCGGAAGGCAGACGTGTGGAGCTGCGGCGTCATCCTGTTCGCCTTGCTAGTG GGGGCTCTGCCCTTCGACGATGACAACCTGcggcagctgctggagaaggtgAAGCGGGGCGTGTTCCACATGCCGCACTTTATTCCGCCCGACTGCCAGAGCCTGCTGCGGGGCATGATCGAAGTGGACGCCGCACGCCGCCTCACG CTAGAGCACATTCAGAAACACATATGGTATAT AGGAGGCAAGAACGAGCCGGAACCAGAGCAGCCCATTCCTCGCAAGGTGCAGATCCGCTCGctgcccagcctggaggacaTCGACCCTGACGTGCTGGACAGCATGCACTCCCTGGGCTGCTTCCGAGACCGCAACAAGCTGCTGCAGGACCTGCTATCGGAGGA GGAGAATCAGGAGAAGATGATTTACTTCCTCCTCCTGGACCGGAAAGAAAGGTACCCGAGCCAGGAGGACGAGGACCTGCCCCCCCGGAACGAGATAG ACCCTCCCCGGAAGCGTGTGGACTCCCCGATGCTGAACCGGCACGGCAAGCGGCGGCCGGAGCGCAAGTCCATGGAGGTGCTCAGCGTGACGGACGGCGGCTCCCCGGTGCCTGCGCGGCGGGCCATTGAGATGGCCCAGCACGGCCAGAG GTCTCGGTCCATCAGCGGTGCCTCCTCAGGCCTTTCCACCAGCCCACTCAGCAGCCCCCGG GTGACCCCTCACCCCTCACCAAGGGGcagtcccctccccacccccaagggGACGCCTGTCCACACGCCAAAGGAGAGCCCGGCCGGCACGCCCAACCCCACGCCACCGTCCAGCCCCAGCGTCGGAGGGGTGCCCTGGAGGGCGCGGCTCAACTCCATCAAGAACAGCTTTCTGGGCTCACCGCGCTTCCACCGCCGGAAACTGCAAG TTCCGACGCCAGAGGAGATGTCCAACCTGACCCCAGAGTCGTCTCCAGA gctggccaagAAGTCCTGGTTTGGGAACTTCATCAGCCTGGAGAAGGAGGAGCAGATCTTCGTGGTCATCAAAGACAAACCTCTGAGCTCCATCAAGGCTGACATCGTGCACGCCTTCCTGTCG ATCCCCAGCCTCAGCCACAGTGTCATCTCCCAGACGAGCTTCCGGGCCGAGTACAAGGCCACGGGGGGGCCAGCCGTGTTCCAGAAGCCTGTCAAGTTCCAGGTGGACATCACCTACACGGAGGGGGGGGAGGCACAGAAGGAGAACGGCATCTACTCCGTCACCTTCACCCTGCTCTCAG GCCCCAGCCGCCGCTTCAAGAGGGTGGTGGAGACCATCCAGGCCCAGCTGCTGAGCACACACGACCCCCCCGCGGCCCAGCACTTGTCAG ACACCACTAACTGTATGGAAATGATGACGGGGCGGCTTTCCAAATGTG GAATTATCCCGAAAAGTTAA
- the LOC105469805 gene encoding serine/threonine-protein kinase BRSK2 isoform X5, translating to MTSTGKDGGAQHAQYVGPYRLEKTLGKGQTGLVKLGVHCVTCQKVAIKIVNREKLSESVLMKVEREIAILKLIEHPHVLKLHDVYENKKYLYLVLEHVSGGELFDYLVKKGRLTPKEARKFFRQIISALDFCHSHSICHRDLKPENLLLDEKNNIRIADFGMASLQVGDSLLETSCGSPHYACPEVIRGEKYDGRKADVWSCGVILFALLVGALPFDDDNLRQLLEKVKRGVFHMPHFIPPDCQSLLRGMIEVDAARRLTLEHIQKHIWYIGGKNEPEPEQPIPRKVQIRSLPSLEDIDPDVLDSMHSLGCFRDRNKLLQDLLSEEENQEKMIYFLLLDRKERYPSQEDEDLPPRNEIDPPRKRVDSPMLNRHGKRRPERKSMEVLSVTDGGSPVPARRAIEMAQHGQSKAMFSKSLDIAEAHPQFSKEDRSRSISGASSGLSTSPLSSPRVTPHPSPRGSPLPTPKGTPVHTPKESPAGTPNPTPPSSPSVGGVPWRARLNSIKNSFLGSPRFHRRKLQVPTPEEMSNLTPESSPELAKKSWFGNFISLEKEEQIFVVIKDKPLSSIKADIVHAFLSIPSLSHSVISQTSFRAEYKATGGPAVFQKPVKFQVDITYTEGGEAQKENGIYSVTFTLLSGPSRRFKRVVETIQAQLLSTHDPPAAQHLSEPPPPAPGLSWGAGLKGQKVATSYESSL from the exons GCCTGGTGAAGCTTGGGGTTCACTGTGTCACCTGCCAGAAGGTGGCCATCAAGATCGTCAACCGTGAGAAGCTGAGCGAGTCTGTGCTGATGAAG GTGGAGCGGGAGATCGCGATCCTGAAGCTCATCGAGCACCCCCACGTCCTAAAGCTGCACGAcgtttatgaaaacaaaaaatattt GTACCTGGTGCTAGAACACGTGTCAGGTGGTGAGCTTTTCGACTACCTGGTGAAGAAGGGGAGGCTGACGCCTAAGGAGGCTCGGAAGTTCTTCCGGCAGATCATCTCCGCGCTGGACTTCTGCCACAGCCACTCCATATG CCACAGGGATCTGAAACCTGAAAACCTCCTGCTGGACGAGAAGAACAACATCCGGATCGCAGACTTTGGCATGGCGTCCCTGCAGGTTGGCGACAGCCTGTTGGAGACCAGCTGCGG GTCCCCCCACTACGCCTGCCCCGAGGTGATCCGG GGGGAGAAGTACGACGGCCGGAAGGCAGACGTGTGGAGCTGCGGCGTCATCCTGTTCGCCTTGCTAGTG GGGGCTCTGCCCTTCGACGATGACAACCTGcggcagctgctggagaaggtgAAGCGGGGCGTGTTCCACATGCCGCACTTTATTCCGCCCGACTGCCAGAGCCTGCTGCGGGGCATGATCGAAGTGGACGCCGCACGCCGCCTCACG CTAGAGCACATTCAGAAACACATATGGTATAT AGGAGGCAAGAACGAGCCGGAACCAGAGCAGCCCATTCCTCGCAAGGTGCAGATCCGCTCGctgcccagcctggaggacaTCGACCCTGACGTGCTGGACAGCATGCACTCCCTGGGCTGCTTCCGAGACCGCAACAAGCTGCTGCAGGACCTGCTATCGGAGGA GGAGAATCAGGAGAAGATGATTTACTTCCTCCTCCTGGACCGGAAAGAAAGGTACCCGAGCCAGGAGGACGAGGACCTGCCCCCCCGGAACGAGATAG ACCCTCCCCGGAAGCGTGTGGACTCCCCGATGCTGAACCGGCACGGCAAGCGGCGGCCGGAGCGCAAGTCCATGGAGGTGCTCAGCGTGACGGACGGCGGCTCCCCGGTGCCTGCGCGGCGGGCCATTGAGATGGCCCAGCACGGCCAGAG TAAAGCAATGTTCAGTAAAAGCCTGGATATCGCTGAGGCCCATCCCCAATTCAGCAAAGAAGACAG GTCTCGGTCCATCAGCGGTGCCTCCTCAGGCCTTTCCACCAGCCCACTCAGCAGCCCCCGG GTGACCCCTCACCCCTCACCAAGGGGcagtcccctccccacccccaagggGACGCCTGTCCACACGCCAAAGGAGAGCCCGGCCGGCACGCCCAACCCCACGCCACCGTCCAGCCCCAGCGTCGGAGGGGTGCCCTGGAGGGCGCGGCTCAACTCCATCAAGAACAGCTTTCTGGGCTCACCGCGCTTCCACCGCCGGAAACTGCAAG TTCCGACGCCAGAGGAGATGTCCAACCTGACCCCAGAGTCGTCTCCAGA gctggccaagAAGTCCTGGTTTGGGAACTTCATCAGCCTGGAGAAGGAGGAGCAGATCTTCGTGGTCATCAAAGACAAACCTCTGAGCTCCATCAAGGCTGACATCGTGCACGCCTTCCTGTCG ATCCCCAGCCTCAGCCACAGTGTCATCTCCCAGACGAGCTTCCGGGCCGAGTACAAGGCCACGGGGGGGCCAGCCGTGTTCCAGAAGCCTGTCAAGTTCCAGGTGGACATCACCTACACGGAGGGGGGGGAGGCACAGAAGGAGAACGGCATCTACTCCGTCACCTTCACCCTGCTCTCAG GCCCCAGCCGCCGCTTCAAGAGGGTGGTGGAGACCATCCAGGCCCAGCTGCTGAGCACACACGACCCCCCCGCGGCCCAGCACTTGTCAG AACCCCCCCCGCCAGCGCCAGGACTAAGCTGGGGTGCTGGGCTTAAGGGCCAGAAGGTGGCCACCAGCTACGAGAGTAGCCTCTGA